In Vespula pensylvanica isolate Volc-1 chromosome 15, ASM1446617v1, whole genome shotgun sequence, the genomic stretch GGTTATTCTCTCCTAGACGAATCAAACGATTTCAACTCCTTTATGTACTTTGATAATAATCATGCTGGAAACGAGATGATTAACATAATCGATCTGACAACGTCTAAGTGGAATGTTGTTACACGAGTAACAGCACTTCTCTCTCGAAGATCATCGGATGTGAAGCATCTGGTAGTTGTTTACAAGGCCGTAGATAGAGTTTTGACGATGAAGCAGCAATTTCCAGGTCCGCAGGGGATAATTGAACAATTAAGGAAGGTGTCTCGTAGTCTATGTCGATTCGATGGAAAGGCTGGTTCAGAGAACGGCAAAGACTGATCAAGTAAAAGGGAAGAATGGGATAGGTAGTTGATCTAGGGgtaattaaaaagtttgaTTACCTTACGACGAGTGATGTTGAATTCACGATTACAACCCTTGCAATGGGTGACCTGTCGATCGTCCGCCCACGCAGTCCCGCCGCCATCTTGCTGAGACTGCCATTGAGCATTGTCAGCAGCCTCACGTAATTCGACCGTCGCCAGTTTCGCTGCGCTCAACTGCACCCCAAGTTCCTCCAGGGTTCTTTCCTGTTCCGAGCAGATCTCCTTTAACGCGTAATACTCCTCCTGCAGCGTTACGTATTTCTGAAATAGACGATTGCATTTTCcgttatttctattcttttttctcctttttctcgtatttatttctttatttatttattctttttttttttgtctttaaaaAGGAACCCCtcaaaacataatattttaaacgtagcttaaaagaaacgaaaaataaattaaagttttCTTAAGTTCGCTGAAAACTTTCTCCGGGATtgttaaacaaaagaaaaaagtaaaagaaggaagaaaaaaaggaaaagtaaaaagtatatCGTACTTCTGATATTTGCTTCAGCTGATCGTTTTCTTGGCGTAATTGTGAAATCCTTTCTGCGTTGGAGATCGATGATTCCTGTAGGGACGTTCTCCATTCTCGTTCCACATGTAGTTCCCTCTCAACGTCCTTAGCTCGAGCTGTCCTCTCGGCCGCCTCGGCAGCTAGGACCTTAGCCTTCTCCTCCGTCCTTGCTCTAACTCCGTCCAATTCCTTGCGCCTAATTAAGTCACATCGCTCGACCTTAATTCTTAAAAGCATTGGCTCTTTTTAACGGAACAAGTAACGTAACTTAACGTAATTATGTCGACGATGAATACGCGTAATGATCCTAAATGTAATTGTGATGAATGAGCGTGGACGAAAAGTGAAAGTAATTTAGTCTGGGCCGATAAGGGAGAAAATCTTTCTCCACCCTTTTAAAAACTGTATTTATGGAACTGTTTTGCGACTCGTTAGTTACCACGTTCAACGAACGTTCTCTTCtacattttcatgaaaattcatttaaactATTACACCGAGAGATTTGAAATACGAAGTTGCATCGATTTTGAGGGATTTTCTTCAACTTGTGCGTTTAATTGGCAACGATCTAAGACAATAGGAACACTAAAACTGGTTAAGTCTAACTAATCGCTCTCTGCATATCAGTGGAAACCATTGAAAGAGCCCGAATTAACGTGacagaatagagagaaagccTTCAGGATACTCAATTTGAGTCTGTAATCttgttatttcaataattttaatgatattatttcaaagattgaatgtataataataagaggaaAGTTTTGAGATCTTCCGTTCAAAGTTATTCTCtcaaacacacacactctctctctctctctttctctctctccctctctctctcgctccctctctctctctctctctctctctctctctccctctctctctcgctccctctctctctctctctcttctacttttatataattattcaaaagcACGTATTGTTCCCAAAGCGACACGGGAAGTCCGAACGTTTTGTTCAAGAATTCGCAATTGAAATCATACCGTGGGAAATAAAAGCCGTCGGCTTAACGCCAACTTTGATTTgccttctactttttctctatagttactaatatttaatatactgaACTTACCTTCTATTAACGTGGAACAAACGATCTCCGTATCTcgtaataaacgaaaaattttaataacaaaggaaatataaaaaacagtTTGATCGACTAAGGATTAACAAACttcaaatcgttttatttgatGATTTTATTGTTTGTAGCATTAGTACAAGCATGCTTAGCGTCTCGGTGCAAATCGTGACAACCCAATAGCCCGATGCTTATACAATAAATGGCACCTCTGATTAAATTgatcatcgaaaatatttcattttcattcgaacgaaacgatgcAATTTCGATGATTTCAATGCCAATACGTTCGAGCAACGAACGATACGATGTTTCTATTGCTCGATcgatatgataatatttacgaaagaagaacgatcgCAAATTCAGTTCCTTAAATACAAaaacggtttttttttttttaacgaaggaGAGATAATGATGAAATGAGTGATGAAAAATACAATTAGTTGATGTAGAATTATGTTTTACTATGATCTCGACAGAAATCCCCTAATTGAGTATAAATCTACTTGATTATTgcgaaagatattattatataatatatatatgtgtgtatatatatatatatatatttatatatcgtagatTTCGATAATCCtaattatatgttatacaCCGAGGTAAGTCTTATCGAGTAGCCATTAGTGAAGGTTTGCCAATATCCCCATCACGAGATCTCAATGCGTAGCATAATCTTTTCAGCTACGTatcctatttcttttaaatcgatttttcagCGGTACTTCTACGTAAAAAATActctataattatatagttGCTTAATGAATCACAAATGCACGATCTTCGTTCGTGATAAGATTGAAACTGGCCGTTCGATAAAGCGAcagatcgataataaatgtaatatttcaatcatagatatttaaattttgtctATCGCAATTATTTGATCAATAAATGaaggaaaatgttttatagaCATAATTACGAAATAGATATTGAcggatgaaatataaaaaccaTCGTTTGGATATTTACGAAACAATAGAAATTCAATATAGtaataatcgaattatatACAATCTTAACAATAATGAAAGACAAACAAACGTACTGTTCATCCAGTTTCTGGAATGTCTCAGTCATCGACAGTGTCTTAGCCTCCAGTTTTTTGATCAGTTCTGTCTTATGATTAAGCGAAGCTTCGCATTCctgaaataaattcttcttcagtacaagagagaaaaaaagaacgagttcTTCGAGAtcgaaatgaataataaatccGATGGAAtcaggaaagaagaaaatagaaatcgaATCGCCGCGTACTTGTGTTTCTTCTGAGAAATATAGGATAATAGGGACTCGCAGAAAACTATTCTCGGGATTATTGTCCTGTATAATCCTGCGCCTGTGTAGAGATAAAACGTTATATGATTGTAGATTTTCTCTCGATATCGGCGCATATTATCTCGAAGAGATATGAATATTTCGAGTCGATGTTCGCGATCGAACGTCGTGCGAGAGATATGATAATCGATGAAACGCGCGAATCAACGTGTAAAAAGGAGCGCATATAGGAAAGCGACATTTCACGCGATAAGCGAGAAGGTCGAAATTGCGATGAAATTGCTATCAAGTATCGCTTATTACAAGTCgtgtagaaaaagagatttctaACAAGTAGTAGACTTGACGCTAAAGAGAATTGACGAAACGAAgaatttcttcattctttaacgggctttttctcgttaataaCATTCGTTGCGACAACGTCGTCGTTGGATTTGCTCCTTTTAGATTTTTCACACGATTCTTTCGCCCGTTTATTATCAATGTTACGTTGTTGATGATCGCCTGACGTTCGATCGGCCCCAACATTTTCCGTTCCAAAAGCCGAACCTCTTGGCGAGGTCGGACTGTTTTTGTTTAGGATAGACTTCGATGCGTTACACGGCGTTGTCGGACTCCGAACATTTTCTCCATCCTTCATCAGGTGATTGTACTTCTCGAGATTATTCAGAATCTTGCCGATCTGATTGGTCTTGGCGTGAAGCCGGCTCACCATCTCGCCCTTCTGCGTCAGCTCGTGCTCGCACTCCTACAAGGGAAACACATCCAGAAACAGAGAATAGAGAGACGCCTAGTCTTACGctttgaacgaacgaaaagaaacaaaagaagacCTAATTGCCGCGAGTATTCGGGCTTGCCCCTCGTAGGACTCCCTGTACCTGATAAAATCTGAAACGTGagttaaaaaaaggagattaGACTGCCGAGAGGTTCCGTTCGAGGGCCTAACTTAACTAACATTCCACTTTCTACTTATCCAGTGCCAAGTGGTAAGTATTTgcgagaaaataaatcaaaagaaaatcctCGATTCTGatataataaacgtaatataAACTAATTATTTTCCTCTACGACCGCgtgatattgtaaaattaattgttagaCATGTCTTATAAATTCACCCTAAGATTAATTAGTATCGTTAATATAACATTTCAACAAATGGTGAGATTAACTTCGCTTATGAGAAAACGATTCGAATCACCTGTAATTTTTTGTACATCTCCAAATTGATCAGCTTGATGTCGTCGAGTTGTTGCCTAAGCGATATTATGGTGTCCTGCTTCTCGTGGATGtctttttctaacaatttCATCGCCACCTCCATCTCGGACTTCATGCTTATCTATTTCgagatcgttcgtttttattaaaagaacaatcaacgataatttttatttccgatTAGATTAAAATATCAACGCGGACCTGTAATTGCAACTCCTTCTCTGTGTCCTGTCGCAATTTCTTCTCTGATTCGAGTCTACTTCTAAGCTCTTCGATTTCCGTCGTAGTTTCGGTTATTTTAATAGGAGCCTTCCcattctaaaaaaattataccaaGTGACCAAATACTTCTAATCGCCAAATAACACGTTCATCTACgatgaataagaagaatacCTCGTTAGCATCCTTAATTTCAATTCCTAATTCTTTCTTAAGCTGTCTGTTTTCCTCTTGAagcgatagaaaattattctttgcAATAGACAGATCTTCTTTCATGAGAGCATTCGTCGTAGTTAGAGTTTCGAGTTTGGCTTGGAGATTCGTCACAGTGGCGCTAAAAACGTCGTTTTATTCGTCACCGAATGTTTCACGAATAATCGTTAAGGGAAtcgttaattatcgataaaggATTTACTTCAAGTGCCGATTAAGTTCCTCGATGTAATTCTTTTGATCGAGAACCGTTGTCATGTTGTCATTTTCGAGTTCGTCGTCAGGTGATTCTCCGGGTATATGATTACTATTACGCAAGTATAACGAAAAATCGATCACACCTTGTTGACAATCGAGATCTTCTTCCTATCGCGAGAATATACGAGTTCGATATATTAATTCGACTTCAATGATTTCTACCgtatctttgttttatttatttgtttgctcgtttgtttgtctgtctgtctgtctgcttgtttgtttgtttgtttgtttgtttgtttgtttgtttgtttgttagtTTTCTATGAACTGACCTTTACGCAGAAATTGCAATCGATCACATTCAAACCCACCAACAAACCCATTACCACGATAGCCTCCTCGCTCATCATCAGAGCGTCTGGCTCGAAATATTCAGACAAAATGTCGTCCTTGTGATCGATCAAAATCTTTAGGTAGTCTGCTAACTTCTTTTGCATGAGTGCCATTCGAAGCCAGGCACGCGCCCGACCCATGGCAGTTCTGAAAATAATGAGGCTctgaaaaatgatcgatccGGACAATAGGAATATGCAATgattcaaaaacaaaaaagacgaTAATTCTTAATTCATTTCAAACTAATAATCGTAAACCCTAAATTCTTCAAACTCATGAAACTTTAAATCAAATCGATTAGAAGTTTTTAATacaaatcttttaaaataagtaaaatatgttaattattaatgtattttctatattcatgTTATAGTTTAAAATTGAGAATCTTTCAAACTCATATTGGCAAGATAATTGTCAGCAATAATACATCATTTATGTTACAAATTAAGAAACTATGacaataatcaaaattattcaaatgaaagattaacgaatcgatcgtttttgtTATCAATGAATATTCCTATGAAAGATGAAGCGAAACATATTCGAGAAagtgataatgaaaaaaaaaaatgaaacgcgTGGTACCTAACCGTCGGCAAATCGCGAATACTGGAAGTAATATCTTGCGCTTCAGGGCAGTATTTCTCCACAAGCTGAAGGATGTCCCAAAGCTCCTTCTTGGGTCCAAGTAAACCCTGCAATCGAATTGTTGAATCGTCGTTAATTGATCGATACGATCACTTCGGTGTTACTCCTTTACCTTCTTCGGTCGTAAACCGTGCCTGAGTACATGCTCGAGAACGATGAAGAAATGTTGCAGAGGCATATGATCCGAATCGAGCATGCGGCCATATTTTAAAGAAGTTTCGATGAGCTCTTTCACGAttaactttgaaatatttacgagATTACTCCTTTCGATGATCACCGGGTCTCGTGCTGCAAAAATATTCCTTCCGTTTTCATCTTTCATAACTTTCAATGTccaaaattgttttcttttccttttatctctctctctctctctctctctctctctctctctctctctctctctctctctctctctctctctctctctctctctctctctctctctctctctctctctttctctctttttctattttttgtattcgttcgtataattttCGATTTGCCAATTATGATTCGACttacaaaattatgaaaagCACAAAGCCGTAGGCGCAAAAGCGTATGTGAATAGATTTAgattcttttctgttcttattttgtttgtttcttttgattttcttttttgttttttcttcttttgttgttgtttttttttttttttttttgaaaaagttaGATAAGAATCgtgattgataaaaaaagcaCGGTCGAAATTCATGCGAAATGCGGAAAAACGTGCAAGCAGATAGTGCAATCGTTAACGTAAACAGAGTGTTCGCGTGACTCGGGTTTGAAGGTATAGACTATATCGTGAAAGCGAGACCGTATGAAAAGTATGAAGCATGTAAAAACGTACGGAATCGATAGAAAGACTCGCCCACGTGGTGAATCATGTTTCAGATATAGATCAGAGTTATCTTCTCGTAAGATCTTTCAACTATTTGCAATAACCGTTTAATTGTCCGATGATtgtcatataaaaagaaaagagaaaagaaagaattaaaaataaataaataaataaataaataaattcgctGTCACTTtcgaatataagaaaaataccgAAACTTTAACGATTACAGATTTTAAAGATAGATATTTGATAACGAAGAACACcgtattgaaaatatatgttaGTGGATGTAGGGATAACAAGGATTAAGTACTTGGAAATGGAATCGAACGAcgatgaagaaggaaagaatgctgaaagagggaaagaaagaagaagcagaagagtACAGACACAAGCTTGAGACGTGACGCAATGGCGGCGGTGGACTTGGCGGTAATGCATCGCGAAAATCCCGCTGCTCGGGTAACAGCTGTTGCCGATGACGATGAGGATCAATACCACTGAGAGGTAACGGTGGCGAAGGCGAACGTTGTATCGAGTCTTGCAGAGAAAACTCAACGTCCTGAAGTTCCTTTAAACAGAGCCACTCGCCATCAACGGACACGCGAAAATTGCAAAGATAAATCGTGTCCTGGGCACCGGCCATGTCCTCTTCGAGCATGACCCCGCCGTGATGAAGACCACCGTGATCGACCGGAGGTCGCGTTTTCAAGCCGCTCTGGGGTTCTTGCCGCATAGAAGATCCTTCCAGAAAAACGCGAtgtcttttctccttctctttcctcacACCGATGACCTCGAgactttatcgatcgaatgtaACCAACTTGATATTACGATGTCGTTCCGCAATGCAGACagatttatcttctttctcttctaatcCTTGATCCTTGCCGATATTATTCTTCAGATGTCTCTCAAATCGTGTCCTCGTTAAGATAGATAGCGGATGAGATCTTGTAATATATCTTGTTTATTTAAACAAGTGTTCCATCTCGCATTGAAACATCCTTGCGAATTACAAAAGATACTTTGTCGACCAATATTCGAAAGTATCGTAACAACATCGTAACTGTTTCTCGTACGTGTTAAAACTTCAACGTTTCGCCGAATAGAACGAATTATTCCCAAAATATTACGTCTAAACAACCGCCGAACGCTTGATGATACACGTTACGTCGATGGTGGAACATTTCACGATGAAAATGGCGTATCACCGGCGCGGAGATGTTATTGATTTTCCCGCCGATGTTGTCTCCACCTACGATAATCGATAGGTACGATAGCGAGCATAACGACATCTCTCGACGAATCTCCTGTATTACGTAACGATGAATGGTCCAACGGGTCGGTAAAACATCAACGCGAGGTCAGAATTAATCGTCAAACTTATCGCAAATTCGACGATAAGAATACATGTCAGACTATGTCAAATCTCcgcccacacacacacacacacacacatatgtatattaccaACATCAATTTTAACGTTATATCtgtattgttaatattacacaaattaatgaatattctatatatatatatatatatatatagataaaaaaaagaaaaacaaaaaaaacgtATACTTTCTAAAAACCGCGTAACTTCTTTTATGCCTGgtgaaaatgataagaaaaattattgaaacgtTCAACGTCGTAATAAACATTTCTCGAAATAAACACGTCGAATTGTAAATGTGCGTTTAAAAAAACCCGCCAAAATTGTCCAATGGTGGGTAGCGCATGATCGTACGAAAAGAAGATAGCGCTCGTGTCGTTCGATTCTGTTTGGTATGTTGTTTGTACTTACGTCTCGGCGACCACCATGCGTCCAATTTTTTAGGTCTCGACACCACCAAATCCGGCCATTTATCTTCTCGTATGGAATAACTCGAGGGTGAACGTGAAAcggttttttcattttcatcggaCACTAAACTACCGGTCAACGATTTCTCGGACGGAGATATTGGCAAACCTTCGCTGCTCTCCGCGGCCATGTTTACTACGTAGCCACTGTCCCGGCACGAACGCGCGCACGCCCAACGATTTCATAACTTGGTTTCGTATATGTGCGTTCATATACGTGTGTAGAACGCCTGTACGTATGTTATCAGCGTTACACTCAAGCTGATTCCTTTCGCATTTCAATCGCGTTTCTATTTCCTATTTTCATatcaataattgtttatataaaaatttcttttatattccattCGATCggatacttaaaaaaataaaatattccattttagatattaaaataaatattgagatgctaatattttcttctttcttctcttcattttttatctttatcatacaaatataaaatattctatatatataaatacttgatTTACTATTATCTATTTCGCTTTAGCGTGTCTTcgttttatcatattattaagTATCATGTACGAGTATTAAGATCATTTAAAAGTTGATTAAGCAGTCTCTGTCGATCGTTTATCTATGTCAGCAATAACAAGCGTCTACTGTATTCTGTTTAATCCATGTAAGATAGCGATTTACTCGACTGTAAACTCCAGGATACATGGGTTTCGCACATCCTTCGCCCCATGAGACTACACCTATACACAATGTATGGGAAATTTAATGAgtacaaaattttaataatttactttatgtaataaaaaaaaaaaacaagggaTTTTTACCAACGATATGATGTACGATATCATTAAGGACGTGTAATGGACCACCACTGTCACccttaaaaaaattcgaaatatactAAATCCGTGATCAACGATCAACGATCGATCATAATGAtcgattaaaacaattttcgaTATACTTGACAAGAATCCTTGCTCCCTTCCGTGTATCCTGCACAGATCATATTATCAGTGATCCTTCTCGATGGATAATTCATTGTACGGCATTCAGTATTGCTAAGTATAGGGACCATAACTTCTTGCAAAGTATTTGAAATAGGTCCTGATTCTTGAACAGCGCCCCATCCGGTTACGATACCCACCGACCCGGCATACgtttttccttaaaaaaaaaaaaagaaaaactcattTTCTAAGAACTCCATTtgtatcattttaaataaattatactttaatTCTTTCACGATCGATTACTTCATTTACTACATCtttttaaaagttaatatttgACACTAAGCAATTCTCAGTTATACGTTATCGAAAaagatttacataaaataatatcatcgaATATTACACGATAGTGATACCAAATGTTGATGTAGAATCTGTATtcgccaaaaaaaaaaagaagtctcTGAAACGTACCTTTCTCCGGCAAACATACTGGCCTCATTAAACCCTCGAACGTGACGACACTGTTTAATTTGAGCAAAGCGAtatcattgttataatttatgattGAGTAACCACTATGCTTTATAACTTCTTCCACCTTGTATTCTTGCACTTGAGATTCGATCGTGGAGTTTCGATCGTGTTCCAAAAGAACGACAGACATTAAACTTGGCTCGAACCTAGAGAGAAATCGCACGATGAAatcgattatgaaaaataaaattaagatcaATACTATAGGATGTGACGTCATCGTACCTGTCGACACAGTGAGCTGCGGTTAAAACGTATCTAGAATTTATAATAGACCCACCGCAATAGAAACGTTTCTTATATCTCAACAATGCCATCCATGGATATTGATTTACTTTCGTTTCAACGCCTCCAACAATTCGTTTCTGTGTATTAGCCAAACCACAagctgaaaaataaaatgatcgataaaatccTTAAATACGATCTAACAAATAAAACGTTCTAACATTTAATACTATTTTGTACATACTACACGAAGAACATTTAATCTCAGGTTCCATTATCGATGGCGgtatcgtcgttgttgttggtTTAGCGAGTAAAGAATAAATCCAATCCCAAAATCCTTTATCATCAGTTATGTTCGTAACTTTGCTAGTAAAGTTGTATATCTCGTTTGATAACGTCGACCTTGTCTATAAGAATTATTACAGAGAATTTTCTACGTGAACTAGTTATCATCGTTAAAATGAATCTTTGAACGCATACCTCGTTATCAGATGCTGTAGCGAACACACCTACTGATATCGCtacaaataaaaacgaaacgtaCATTATCCCTTGCACCATTTCATGCACAAACACAAATCGATCACTCCTACGTTATTCGACACTCGAAGAGGCACTTTAATATATCTCGGACCAATCGATACTAAACGCTACCGAGCGTTCACTACAGCGCATACTTTCACACAAGGCTTGGCTTCCGTCTCACAactttatttatacgaaatagTGGATGGACGAGTGGCAGGAGAGTGAAAATTTAGGCTAGGCGTATGTAAATTTAGGACAAACAACTGGACAGGTACATACGATACTATCCATGGACCGGCTAAAGTCGAGTATAGATGTTAAAGATTCGCCGTTTTTATTCATGATTTCTCTAAgcgaagaaaacgataaaaaagaaaaaagaaaagaagaatctaaGGACGAGTGACCCAGATGATGGTAACGATAATGCTCCAAGTTTCTCtgctcgtttttttttttctttccttttttttccttgttttttgcccttgtttttctttttattaggAGACCTAACTGAAATAGGCCGCTATacattcttctccttttcttttcttttcttttcttttttttttcttttcttcttttgtcttttcttttattttcttctattcttgttcttttttgttttttacgagcaagaaaaaacgaaacgatcgtcgAAATGGAACGATCacatcgagatcgatcgaccgaGCGTAAAAACGAGCACGCCTTCGTCCTTTCTCGCTCGTTAATCTTCGATAGCCAAGAAGGTCGACGCAGCGAACGTACAATCTACCTTATCAGAACTCTGGTTTGAACAAAGTACTCGAGATAAGATGCGTCAGAACGGATGACTGTGCCCCACCTGTAACGTATGCCAGTGGGTCAAGGTATGTGGGTCATAACACCCTCATGCGGGCGATACACCTTACTTTATTGTTTGAACGTTTAACTAAATTTATTAGGGGAGCCTCGCCTTATTTATAATGCATTCATCTCAGTAAGATCAGATTGTGTCAAAGATCGAGAAATTTACagagataaaacaaaatgatctgaatttcatttatataagtCTAACTAATTAATTCAACGTGATGATAACAT encodes the following:
- the LOC122634599 gene encoding trypsin-1-like, which encodes MVQGIMYVSFLFVAISVGVFATASDNETRSTLSNEIYNFTSKVTNITDDKGFWDWIYSLLAKPTTTTIPPSIMEPEIKCSSCTCGLANTQKRIVGGVETKVNQYPWMALLRYKKRFYCGGSIINSRYVLTAAHCVDRFEPSLMSVVLLEHDRNSTIESQVQEYKVEEVIKHSGYSIINYNNDIALLKLNSVVTFEGLMRPVCLPEKGKTYAGSVGIVTGWGAVQESGPISNTLQEVMVPILSNTECRTMNYPSRRITDNMICAGYTEGSKDSCQGDSGGPLHVLNDIVHHIVGVVSWGEGCAKPMYPGVYSRVNRYLTWIKQNTVDACYC